From the Candidatus Bathyarchaeia archaeon genome, one window contains:
- a CDS encoding OsmC family protein: MTLISPELKQRFETLRQTMATSDTTNHLATNKAEVRLIKDQHSEAKVRGFTVVQDEPESIGGTGKGPTPTDYLITSVGFCENLIFVRNASLAGLSLDSLDTIVTGSWDRRGLFEIDHVSPYFSSITVETRVSTNDPVELVVAVARETHRRCPVHATLARATEIMFKLVVNGKSVPL, encoded by the coding sequence ATGACACTGATCTCCCCTGAGTTGAAACAAAGATTCGAAACACTTCGACAAACCATGGCAACATCTGACACAACGAACCATTTAGCCACAAACAAAGCCGAAGTCAGACTCATCAAAGACCAGCATTCGGAGGCAAAGGTCAGAGGATTCACGGTAGTCCAAGACGAGCCGGAAAGTATTGGAGGTACAGGCAAAGGCCCGACTCCAACGGACTATCTCATAACATCGGTAGGATTCTGCGAGAACCTGATATTCGTCAGAAACGCAAGTCTAGCGGGATTGTCATTGGACTCGCTTGACACGATTGTCACCGGTTCTTGGGATAGAAGAGGGCTGTTCGAGATCGATCACGTCTCGCCATACTTCAGCAGCATAACAGTTGAAACAAGAGTTTCGACTAATGACCCCGTTGAACTGGTTGTTGCAGTGGCGAGAGAGACTCATAGAAGATGCCCAGTCCATGCAACCCTAGCGAGAGCCACGGAGATCATGTTCAAACTAGTTGTGAACGGCAAGAGTGTCCCCCTCTAA